Proteins co-encoded in one Methyloterricola oryzae genomic window:
- a CDS encoding MEKHLA domain-containing protein: protein MSQFPEPREDNGFLAEHVAILRNSLRHWTGRELVPPRMTDLEAARYIFEAPFVVASHDTGKDPVFNYVNQTGLALFAMSWDEFTSLPSRMSAETALREARAAVMAEVTRQGFVENYRGIRIGRRGRRFLIEDAVIWNLLTPEGYPYGQAVMFPHWKFM from the coding sequence ATGAGCCAATTTCCCGAGCCGCGCGAGGACAACGGCTTTCTCGCCGAGCATGTGGCCATCCTACGCAACAGTTTGCGCCACTGGACCGGGCGAGAACTCGTACCGCCGCGCATGACGGACCTGGAGGCGGCTCGATATATCTTCGAAGCCCCCTTCGTCGTTGCCTCGCACGACACCGGCAAGGATCCCGTGTTCAACTACGTCAATCAGACCGGGCTGGCCCTGTTCGCCATGAGTTGGGACGAATTCACCAGCCTGCCCTCGCGCATGTCTGCCGAAACGGCTCTGCGGGAAGCCCGCGCCGCGGTGATGGCCGAAGTGACCCGGCAGGGATTCGTGGAAAATTATCGCGGCATCCGCATCGGCCGAAGAGGCCGCCGTTTTTTGATCGAGGATGCCGTCATCTGGAACCTGCTGACGCCCGAGGGCTATCCCTACGGACAGGCCGTCATGTTCCCGCACTGGAAGTTCATGTAG
- a CDS encoding alpha-D-glucose phosphate-specific phosphoglucomutase — translation MKTEFRTTSPFPDQKPGTSGLRKKVKVFRQPNYLENFVQSVFDALGDAAGKTLVLGGDGRYFNREALQIIVKIAAANGVGRLLIGQGGLLSTPAASCVIRKHKAHGGFILSASHNPGGPDEDFGIKYNVTNGGPAPEAFTNAVYARSREITEYRIANVPDIDLDRLGEIKVGEMAVSIIDPVSDYAALMEHLFDFKLISSSLKSGSITLCFDSMHAITGPYARRILEDELGAAAGSVINAEPLEDFGGGHPDPNLVHAHELAELMYSAKSPSLGAASDGDGDRNMIMGDHFFVTPSDSLAVLAANIHLLPGYHDGLRGVARSMPTSQAVDRVARAMGIECYETPTGWKFFGNLLDDRKITLCGEESFGTGSDHVREKDGLWAVLCWLNLIAVRKQSVADIVREHWRRFGRDFYSRHDYEGVETSVAEGIMAHLREQLPGLPGKQFGEYTVSYADDFRYEDPVDGSISEKQGVRIGFENGSRMVFRLSGTGTEGATLRIYLERYERDPALHGQDTQETLSELIALAETLSEAKRRSGMAKPTVIT, via the coding sequence ATGAAAACAGAATTTCGCACCACGTCGCCCTTTCCGGACCAGAAGCCCGGGACCTCCGGACTGAGGAAGAAGGTCAAGGTATTCCGTCAGCCCAATTATCTGGAAAATTTCGTCCAGTCCGTGTTCGACGCGCTGGGGGATGCCGCCGGCAAGACCCTGGTGCTAGGTGGTGATGGCCGTTACTTCAACCGCGAGGCCCTACAGATCATAGTCAAGATTGCCGCTGCCAACGGCGTCGGAAGGCTGCTGATCGGCCAGGGCGGTTTGCTGTCCACCCCGGCGGCCTCCTGTGTCATCCGCAAGCACAAGGCTCACGGCGGATTCATCCTCTCCGCCTCGCACAATCCCGGCGGGCCGGATGAGGATTTTGGCATCAAGTACAACGTCACCAACGGCGGCCCCGCGCCGGAAGCGTTCACCAATGCCGTCTACGCGCGCAGCCGGGAGATCACCGAGTACCGGATCGCCAACGTACCAGACATCGATCTCGACCGCCTGGGCGAAATCAAGGTGGGCGAGATGGCCGTGAGCATCATTGATCCGGTCAGCGACTACGCCGCGCTCATGGAGCATCTGTTCGATTTCAAGCTGATTTCCTCATCGCTGAAGTCGGGTTCCATAACGCTTTGCTTCGATTCCATGCACGCCATCACAGGCCCGTATGCGCGGCGTATTCTGGAGGACGAGCTGGGCGCTGCCGCGGGTTCGGTGATCAATGCCGAACCACTGGAGGACTTTGGCGGCGGTCATCCCGACCCGAACCTGGTGCACGCCCACGAACTGGCGGAACTGATGTACAGCGCCAAGTCGCCCTCACTGGGCGCGGCCTCCGACGGGGACGGCGACCGCAACATGATCATGGGCGATCATTTCTTCGTTACGCCGAGCGACAGCTTGGCGGTTTTGGCGGCGAACATTCACCTGTTGCCCGGATATCACGATGGCCTGCGGGGGGTCGCCCGTTCCATGCCAACCAGCCAGGCTGTGGACCGGGTCGCCCGGGCCATGGGCATCGAATGCTACGAGACGCCGACGGGATGGAAGTTCTTCGGCAACCTGCTGGATGACCGCAAGATTACCTTGTGCGGCGAGGAGAGCTTCGGGACCGGCTCCGACCATGTGCGCGAGAAGGACGGCCTCTGGGCCGTGCTGTGCTGGCTGAACCTGATTGCGGTGCGCAAGCAGTCAGTGGCGGACATCGTGCGCGAACACTGGCGCCGCTTCGGTCGGGACTTCTACTCTCGACACGATTATGAGGGCGTGGAGACCAGCGTGGCGGAGGGCATCATGGCCCATCTGCGCGAACAGTTGCCGGGCCTGCCGGGTAAGCAATTCGGTGAATATACGGTCAGCTATGCCGATGATTTCCGCTACGAGGACCCCGTGGACGGCAGCATCAGCGAGAAACAAGGTGTGCGCATCGGTTTCGAGAACGGCTCGCGCATGGTGTTCCGTTTATCCGGTACCGGAACCGAGGGCGCCACGTTGCGTATCTATCTGGAACGCTACGAGCGCGATCCCGCTCTGCACGGCCAGGATACCCAGGAAACCCTGAGCGAATTGATCGCCCTGGCCGAGACCTTGAGCGAAGCAAAGCGGCGCAGCGGCATGGCCAAGCCCACGGTCATTACCTGA
- a CDS encoding L,D-transpeptidase family protein, whose product MNTSFAGDSAPDIWLLVETQPRVLKVMDGPVEKEVFPQIAIGRRGAGFEKMRNDDKTPLGEYRIGWINESSKYHRFFGFTYPNLDNAKRAFAGGLIGEDTFQAIARANLRDGVPPQNTPLGGQIGIHGLGGANPTVHENFDWTHGCIALTNQQIDRLSQWVRRGTLVVIR is encoded by the coding sequence ATGAACACAAGTTTTGCGGGAGACAGCGCGCCGGACATCTGGCTGCTGGTGGAAACCCAGCCGCGTGTGTTGAAGGTGATGGACGGCCCTGTTGAGAAAGAAGTTTTTCCGCAGATTGCCATCGGCCGGCGCGGCGCCGGCTTCGAAAAGATGCGTAACGACGACAAGACACCCTTGGGCGAGTACCGCATAGGCTGGATTAACGAGAGCAGCAAATACCATCGCTTCTTTGGCTTCACCTATCCCAATCTCGACAACGCCAAACGCGCCTTTGCGGGCGGCCTGATCGGCGAGGACACCTTCCAGGCCATCGCGCGCGCCAACCTCCGTGACGGGGTTCCGCCGCAAAACACGCCTTTGGGAGGACAGATCGGCATACATGGGCTGGGGGGAGCCAATCCGACGGTGCACGAGAACTTCGACTGGACGCACGGCTGCATCGCGCTGACCAATCAGCAGATCGACCGGCTCAGTCAGTGGGTACGCCGCGGTACCCTGGTTGTCATTCGCTGA
- a CDS encoding Lpp/OprI family alanine-zipper lipoprotein, which produces MMKVTKLAVILVAAGLTVGCASKGDLSNLQSQVDGLKAEVSSVKSTADEALSAAQAAESKASSADASARRAAAAAEEVNSKLDRMFKKSMMK; this is translated from the coding sequence ATGATGAAAGTAACCAAGCTCGCAGTGATTCTGGTAGCCGCCGGCCTGACCGTTGGTTGCGCCAGCAAGGGCGATCTCAGCAATCTGCAGTCTCAGGTCGACGGCCTGAAGGCAGAAGTTTCCTCTGTGAAGAGCACCGCTGATGAAGCGCTGTCCGCTGCTCAGGCTGCCGAATCCAAGGCCTCCAGCGCCGACGCTTCCGCTCGCAGAGCTGCTGCAGCTGCAGAAGAAGTGAACAGCAAGCTGGATCGCATGTTCAAGAAGTCCATGATGAAATAA
- the rsmA gene encoding 16S rRNA (adenine(1518)-N(6)/adenine(1519)-N(6))-dimethyltransferase RsmA, with amino-acid sequence MSHKPRKRFGQNFLRDDNVVFAIVSAIAPRSDQHLVEIGPGQGALTRLLLAEAGRLDVVELDRDLVAELARRFSGEARLSVHSADALKFDFNSLSSGEKLRVVGNLPYNISTPLLFHLFQQSDVIADMHFMLQKEVVDRLCAAPGDKEYGRLGVMAQYYCDMQPLFDVPPESFFPPPKVMSSVVRLVPHAQPPVEVVVEALGKVVSAAFGQRRKTLRNALGTLLTEEAIRAADVDPGERAENLSLADYARLAKRVEDQESG; translated from the coding sequence TTGAGTCATAAGCCTCGAAAGCGCTTTGGCCAGAATTTCCTGCGCGATGACAACGTGGTGTTCGCCATCGTATCGGCTATCGCGCCGCGCAGCGATCAGCACCTGGTCGAGATCGGCCCGGGGCAGGGCGCGCTGACGCGGTTGCTGCTGGCCGAGGCGGGGCGGCTGGACGTGGTGGAGTTGGATCGCGATCTGGTGGCCGAGCTAGCTCGGCGCTTTTCCGGCGAGGCACGCTTGTCCGTGCATTCCGCCGATGCGCTGAAGTTCGATTTCAACTCGCTCAGTTCGGGAGAGAAGCTGCGCGTCGTCGGTAATCTGCCCTACAACATTTCGACTCCGCTGTTGTTCCACCTGTTCCAGCAGTCGGATGTCATCGCCGACATGCATTTCATGCTGCAAAAGGAAGTCGTGGACCGTCTTTGCGCCGCGCCCGGCGACAAGGAATATGGGCGTCTGGGCGTGATGGCACAGTATTACTGCGACATGCAGCCTTTGTTCGATGTGCCGCCGGAAAGCTTTTTCCCGCCGCCCAAAGTCATGTCCAGCGTGGTTCGATTGGTCCCGCACGCTCAGCCGCCGGTGGAGGTCGTTGTCGAGGCCTTGGGCAAAGTTGTAAGCGCCGCTTTTGGTCAGAGACGCAAGACCTTGCGCAATGCCCTGGGCACCCTGCTGACGGAGGAGGCCATCCGTGCTGCGGATGTCGATCCCGGGGAGCGGGCGGAAAACCTGTCGTTGGCGGATTATGCGCGTCTTGCCAAGCGAGTTGAGGATCAGGAATCCGGCTGA
- the pdxA gene encoding 4-hydroxythreonine-4-phosphate dehydrogenase PdxA gives MIPRILLTLGEPAGIGPDLCALISRQSFPCELVVVGDPQVLEARARMLGVSLQLLDADPRLPAVPHRPGSLRYLKVDGAADTQPGRLSPGHSHYVLRSIEAAVEGCLAGTYHGVVTAPVHKGIINQAGIAFSGHTEYIAAMTGGHPVMMLATKGLRVALATTHLPLKDISAAITREVLESVVRVLVGDLTRRFGIAQPRLLVCGLNPHAGEGGHLGREELDVIIPVLDALRGEGMDLVGPLPADTLFLPRNLEKADAVLAMYHDQGLPVLKFAGFGQAVNVTLGLPIIRTSVDHGTALDLAGTGKAETGSLEAAISMAIEMAQFAQGGTPV, from the coding sequence ATGATCCCACGTATCCTCCTGACCTTGGGCGAGCCGGCGGGCATTGGGCCTGATCTCTGCGCGCTGATTTCCCGCCAATCATTTCCCTGTGAACTGGTGGTGGTAGGCGACCCGCAGGTACTTGAGGCGCGGGCGCGCATGCTGGGCGTCTCTTTGCAACTGCTGGACGCGGACCCGCGCCTTCCCGCGGTGCCACATCGGCCCGGCAGCCTGCGCTACCTGAAGGTTGATGGTGCCGCAGACACGCAGCCGGGCCGTTTGAGTCCCGGTCATTCCCACTATGTGCTGCGCAGCATCGAGGCGGCCGTGGAAGGTTGCCTCGCGGGTACCTATCATGGGGTGGTGACAGCGCCTGTGCACAAGGGCATCATCAACCAGGCCGGCATCGCCTTTTCGGGCCATACCGAGTATATCGCGGCGATGACAGGTGGCCATCCGGTGATGATGCTGGCGACCAAGGGACTGCGGGTGGCCTTGGCGACCACCCATTTGCCGCTCAAGGACATCAGCGCTGCGATTACCCGCGAAGTGCTGGAGTCGGTCGTGAGGGTGCTGGTCGGCGATCTGACGCGGCGCTTCGGGATCGCGCAACCGCGCTTGCTGGTGTGCGGTCTGAATCCCCACGCGGGCGAGGGCGGCCATTTGGGGCGGGAGGAGCTGGATGTGATCATCCCTGTGCTGGACGCCCTGCGTGGCGAGGGCATGGATCTGGTCGGCCCGCTCCCCGCCGATACCTTGTTTTTGCCGCGCAACCTGGAGAAAGCCGATGCTGTATTGGCCATGTACCACGATCAGGGCCTGCCGGTGCTGAAATTTGCCGGATTCGGCCAGGCCGTGAATGTGACCTTGGGACTACCCATCATCCGCACCTCGGTGGATCATGGGACGGCGCTGGATCTTGCCGGAACCGGAAAAGCCGAAACCGGGAGCCTGGAGGCGGCCATCAGCATGGCCATCGAGATGGCGCAGTTCGCGCAGGGCGGGACACCGGTTTGA